A region of Arabidopsis thaliana chromosome 5, partial sequence DNA encodes the following proteins:
- a CDS encoding Pollen Ole e 1 allergen and extensin family protein (Pollen Ole e 1 allergen and extensin family protein; CONTAINS InterPro DOMAIN/s: Pollen Ole e 1 allergen/extensin (InterPro:IPR006041); BEST Arabidopsis thaliana protein match is: Pollen Ole e 1 allergen and extensin family protein (TAIR:AT3G26960.1); Has 1807 Blast hits to 1807 proteins in 277 species: Archae - 0; Bacteria - 0; Metazoa - 736; Fungi - 347; Plants - 385; Viruses - 0; Other Eukaryotes - 339 (source: NCBI BLink).) — protein MYLPLLYLLFLASCLTHQALGRGRGRPSPEGSLDPSSRITVVGVVYCDTCSINTFSRQSYFLQGVEVHVTCRFKASSPKTAEEVNISVNRTTNRSGVYKLEIPHVDGIDCVDGIAISSQCSAKILKTSSDDNGGCSIPVFQTATNEVSIKSKQDRVCIYSLSALSYKPPHKNTSLCGNGGKKHHRKDEKVEKKFRDSKFFWPYLAPYWFPWPYPDLPPLPTLPPFPSFPFPSLPFGNPNLALPAFDWKNPVTWIPYLPRFPPGDHNP, from the exons ATGTATCTTCCTCTCCTCTATCTTCTGTTTCTGGCTTCTTGCTTGACACATCAAGCTTTAGGCCGTGGTCGTGGCCGGCCATCACCGGAAGGAAGCTTGGATCCTTCTTCTCGCATCACCGTAGTCGGAGTTGTCTACTGTGACACGTGTTCTATCAACACTTTCTCAAGACAAAGCTATTTCTTACAAG GTGTGGAAGTTCATGTGACATGTAGATTCAAAGCAAGTTCACCAAAAACAGCAGAGGAAGTGAACATATCAGTAAACAGAACAACAAACAGAAGTGGCGTGTACAAGCTCGAGATCCCTCACGTAGATGGCATCGATTGTGTCGACGGAATCGCTATATCATCACAATGCAGTGCCAAGATACTCAAAACCTCCTCTGACGACAACGGAGGCTGCAGCATCCCTGTTTTCCAAACTGCAACCAACGAAGTATCCATCAAATCAAAGCAAGATCGTGTCTGTATCTACAGCTTAAGCGCACTAAGCTATAAACCTCCTCACAAAAACACATCATTGTGTGGAAACGGAGGGAAGAAACATCACCGAAAGGACGAGAAGGTGGAGAAGAAGTTTAGAGATTCGAAATTCTTCTGGCCTTATTTGGCACCGTATTGGTTCCCTTGGCCATATCCGGATCTACCTCCATTGCCAACTCTACCGCCTTTTCCGTCTTTCCCTTTCCCTTCTTTACCTTTCGGAAACCCGAATCTGGCATTGCCGGCTTTCGATTGGAAAAATCCGGTCACTTGGATACCTTATCTTCCACGTTTTCCTCCAGGAGATCATAATCCTTAG
- the EXO70C1 gene encoding exocyst subunit exo70 family protein C1 (exocyst subunit exo70 family protein C1 (EXO70C1); INVOLVED IN: exocytosis, vesicle docking involved in exocytosis; LOCATED IN: exocyst; EXPRESSED IN: 7 plant structures; EXPRESSED DURING: L mature pollen stage, M germinated pollen stage, 4 anthesis, petal differentiation and expansion stage; CONTAINS InterPro DOMAIN/s: Exo70 exocyst complex subunit (InterPro:IPR004140); BEST Arabidopsis thaliana protein match is: exocyst subunit exo70 family protein C2 (TAIR:AT5G13990.1); Has 1807 Blast hits to 1807 proteins in 277 species: Archae - 0; Bacteria - 0; Metazoa - 736; Fungi - 347; Plants - 385; Viruses - 0; Other Eukaryotes - 339 (source: NCBI BLink).): MEKSGNHHHANESSENHDHKSEDHENKQHSDELHSSTPESQSESSEHSLVEVMEAVVDFIQTLSSEKDPLGEISPAVESFPEAVDSLVSKMESSGLGRDETEDSVFIDAVNRISKSVMRLRELKLDSTPVSSWLNRASSVQHRAVSLLDEEFRHLLDRSREEEKKNNNNNNHHDGSNSDHNNSSTNDSDRCVLQDHEEAEEESFHDFSPESISTLKKIAGAMISAGYEAECCMSYEMSRRHAFKEELTEVGFEGINVEDVQRIGWESLEGEIASWISIVRRCSTVLFPGELSLCNAVFPDQDHSSVRKRLFTGLVSAVTIRFLDFSGAVVLTKRSSEKLFKFLDMYETLRDLIPAVEQSDSDLIQEIKLAQTRLGEAAVTIFGELEKSIKSDNGRTPVPSGAVHPLTRYTMNYLKYACEYKETLDQVFQHYEANQTDNKPEPETKPRQQQREDDEEYKVSAFARQMIRVMELLDANLEIKSRLYRDPSLRFIFLMNNGRYILQKIKGSIEIRDLMGQSWTRKRSTELRQYHKSYQRETWGKVLQCMNQEGLQVNGKVSKPVLKERFKIFNAMFDEIHKTQSTWIVSDEQMQSELRVSISSLVIPAYRSFFGRYKQHLDSGKQTDKYVKYQPEDIESFIDDLFDGNPTSMARKR; the protein is encoded by the coding sequence ATGGAGAAATCTGGAAATCACCATCACGCAAATGAATCATCGGAAAATCATGATCACAAATCTGAAGATCACGAGAATAAACAACATTCCGATGAACTGCATTCATCGACGCCGGAATCACAATCGGAATCCTCCGAACATAGCCTCGTCGAGGTGATGGAAGCCGTCGTCGATTTCATTCAAACACTTTCTTCCGAGAAAGATCCGTTAGGAGAGATCTCACCAGCGGTGGAGTCATTCCCGGAGGCGGTGGATTCATTGGTGTCAAAAATGGAATCTTCCGGGCTTGGGCGGGACGAAACAGAGGACTCTGTATTCATCGACGCCGTTAACCGGATTTCGAAATCGGTTATGAGATTGAGAGAGCTTAAATTAGATTCAACACCGGTTTCTTCTTGGTTAAACCGGGCGAGTTCGGTTCAACACCGTGCTGTTTCTCTTCTCGACGAAGAGTTTCGTCATCTTCTAGATCGTTCcagagaggaggagaagaagaacaacaacaacaacaaccaccacGACGGGAGCAATTCCGATCACAACAATTCTTCAACAAATGATTCAGATCGATGCGTTTTACAAGACCATGAGGAGGCAGAGGAAGAAAGTTTCCATGATTTTTCACCGGAATCGATCTCGACGTTGAAAAAGATCGCCGGAGCGATGATCTCCGCCGGTTACGAAGCAGAGTGTTGTATGTCATACGAAATGTCGAGACGGCACGCGTTCAAGGAAGAGCTAACCGAGGTTGGATTCGAAGGGATCAACGTTGAAGACGTGCAGAGAATAGGTTGGGAATCTCTCGAAGGTGAAATCGCTTCGTGGATCTCAATCGTTCGCCGTTGCTCCACCGTGCTTTTCCCCGGCGAGCTTTCTCTCTGTAACGCCGTCTTTCCGGATCAAGATCATTCCTCTGTCCGTAAACGTCTTTTCACCGGTTTGGTCTCCGCTGTTACAATCcggtttcttgatttctccGGTGCGGTGGTGCTGACGAAACGGTCGTCGGAGAAGCTTTTCAAGTTCTTAGACATGTACGAGACGCTTCGTGATTTGATTCCTGCGGTGGAACAATCTGATTCAGATTTGATCCAGGAGATTAAACTGGCTCAGACGCGGCTAGGAGAAGCAGCAGTGACGATATTCGGAGAGCTAGAGAAGTCGATAAAGAGCGATAATGGACGAACTCCGGTACCGAGCGGCGCAGTTCATCCATTAACACGTTACACCATGAACTACCTCAAATACGCTTGTGAGTATAAAGAAACATTAGACCAAGTGTTCCAACACTATGAAGCGAATCAAACAGATAACAAACCTGAACCAGAGACCAAACCTAGGCAGCAGCAAcgagaagacgatgaagagtACAAAGTTTCAGCTTTCGCTAGACAAATGATAAGGGTGATGGAATTGCTTGACGCAAATCTTGAGATCAAATCGAGACTGTACAGAGACCCATCACTGAGATTTATATTCTTGATGAATAATGGAAGATACATTTTGCAGAAGATTAAAGGGTCTATCGAGATAAGGGATTTGATGGGACAGTCATGGACGAGGAAGAGATCTACGGAGCTGAGACAGTATCATAAGAGTTACCAGAGAGAGACTTGGGGGAAAGTGTTACAGTGTATGAATCAAGAAGGGTTACAGGTGAACGGGAAGGTGTCGAAGCCGGttttgaaggagaggtttaAGATTTTCAATGCTATGTTCGATGAGATTCACAAGACGCAGAGCACTTGGATTGTGAGTGATGAGCAGATGCAATCGGAGCTAAGGGTGTCGATTTCGTCGTTGGTGATTCCGGCTTATCGGTCTTTCTTTGGGAGGTATAAGCAACATCTTGATTCAGGGAAACAGACGGATAAGTATGTTAAGTATCAGCCTGAGGATATTGAATCTTTCATTGATGACTTGTTTGATGGCAACCCAACTTCTATGGCACGCAAGAGATAA
- the PBS1 gene encoding Protein kinase superfamily protein (avrPphB susceptible 1 (PBS1); FUNCTIONS IN: protein binding, protein serine/threonine kinase activity, kinase activity; INVOLVED IN: defense response to bacterium, incompatible interaction, protein amino acid autophosphorylation, N-terminal protein myristoylation, defense response; LOCATED IN: microsome; EXPRESSED IN: 24 plant structures; EXPRESSED DURING: 13 growth stages; CONTAINS InterPro DOMAIN/s: Protein kinase, ATP binding site (InterPro:IPR017441), Protein kinase, catalytic domain (InterPro:IPR000719), Serine/threonine-protein kinase domain (InterPro:IPR002290), Tyrosine-protein kinase, catalytic domain (InterPro:IPR020635), Serine/threonine-protein kinase-like domain (InterPro:IPR017442), Serine/threonine-protein kinase, active site (InterPro:IPR008271), Protein kinase-like domain (InterPro:IPR011009); BEST Arabidopsis thaliana protein match is: Protein kinase superfamily protein (TAIR:AT5G18610.2); Has 1807 Blast hits to 1807 proteins in 277 species: Archae - 0; Bacteria - 0; Metazoa - 736; Fungi - 347; Plants - 385; Viruses - 0; Other Eukaryotes - 339 (source: NCBI BLink).) — translation MGCFSCFDSSDDEKLNPVDESNHGQKKQSQPTVSNNISGLPSGGEKLSSKTNGGSKRELLLPRDGLGQIAAHTFAFRELAAATMNFHPDTFLGEGGFGRVYKGRLDSTGQVVAVKQLDRNGLQGNREFLVEVLMLSLLHHPNLVNLIGYCADGDQRLLVYEFMPLGSLEDHLHDLPPDKEALDWNMRMKIAAGAAKGLEFLHDKANPPVIYRDFKSSNILLDEGFHPKLSDFGLAKLGPTGDKSHVSTRVMGTYGYCAPEYAMTGQLTVKSDVYSFGVVFLELITGRKAIDSEMPHGEQNLVAWARPLFNDRRKFIKLADPRLKGRFPTRALYQALAVASMCIQEQAATRPLIADVVTALSYLANQAYDPSKDDSRRNRDERGARLITRNDDGGGSGSKFDLEGSEKEDSPRETARILNRDINRERAVAEAKMWGESLREKRRQSEQGTSESNSTG, via the exons ATGGGTTGTTTCTCGTGTTTTGATTCGAGTGATGACGAGAAGCTGAATCCAGTTGATGAATCTAATCATGGTCAGAAGAAACAATCACAACCGACAGTATCCAATAACATATCTGGACTCCCTTCAG GTGGGGAGAAGCTTAGCTCAAAGACCAATGGAGGATCAAAAAGGGAGCTACTGCTTCCAAGGGATGGACTTGGACAAATTGCTGCTCATACATTTGCTTTCCGCGAGCTTGCTGCTGCAACTATGAACTTTCATCCTGACACTTTCTTAGGCGAAGGTGGATTTGGACGTGTCTACAAAGGAAGGCTTGACAGCACCGGTCAg GTTGTTGCTGTTAAACAACTAGACAGGAATGGTCTACAAGGTAACAGAGAATTTCTGGTAGAGGTTCTTATGCtcagtcttcttcatcatcccaACTTAGTCAACCTTATTGGTTATTGTGCTGATGGAGATCAACGCCTCTTGGTCTACGAGTTTATGCCGTTAGGATCATTGGAAGATCACCTCCACG ATCTTCCACCGGATAAGGAGGCCTTAGATTGGAACATGAGAATGAAAATAGCTGCTGGTGCGGCGAAAGGATTGGAATTTCTACATGATAAGGCAAACCCTCCGGttatttatagagattttaaGTCATCAAATATTTTACTGGATGAGGGTTTCCACCCTAAGCTTTCTGATTTTGGACTTGCTAAACTCGGACCAACGGGAGACAAATCTCATGTCTCCACTAGAGTTATGGGAACTTATGGTTATTGTGCTCCCGAGTACGCAATGACGGGACAATTGACAGTAAAATCAGATGTCTACAGTTTTGGTGTGGTTTTTCTCGAGCTCATTACTGGTCGCAAAGCTATAGACAGCGAGATGCCTCATGGAGAGCAGAACCTGGTGGCTTGG GCTCGCCCATTGTTCAACGACAGGCGAAAGTTCATAAAACTGGCTGATCCAAGGTTAAAGGGGCGGTTTCCAACGCGTGCACTCTACCAAGCTTTAGCTGTGGCATCAATGTGCATCCAAGAACAGGCGGCTACACGTCCTCTCATAGCAGATGTTGTCACTGCACTCTCCTATCTTGCAAACCAAGCTTATGATCCAAGTAAAGATGATAGTAGAAGAAACCGGGATGAAAGAGGTGCAAGGTTAATAACAAGGAACGACGATGGAGGTGGCTCGGGAAGTAAATTCGATTTAGAAGGttcagagaaagaagattcaCCGAGAGAGACAGCTCGGATATTGAACCGAGATATCAATAGGGAGCGTGCGGTTGCAGAGGCTAAGATGTGGGGAGAGAGTTTGAGGGAGAAACGAAGACAGAGCGAGCAGGGTACTTCAGAGAGCAACAGTACCGGGTAG
- the SAG29 gene encoding senescence-associated gene 29 (senescence-associated gene 29 (SAG29); LOCATED IN: endomembrane system, integral to membrane, membrane; EXPRESSED IN: 13 plant structures; EXPRESSED DURING: LP.04 four leaves visible, 4 anthesis, C globular stage, petal differentiation and expansion stage; CONTAINS InterPro DOMAIN/s: MtN3/saliva-related transmembrane protein, conserved region (InterPro:IPR018169), RAG1-activating protein 1 homologue (InterPro:IPR018179), RAG1-activating protein-1-related (InterPro:IPR004316); BEST Arabidopsis thaliana protein match is: homolog of Medicago truncatula MTN3 (TAIR:AT5G23660.1); Has 1807 Blast hits to 1807 proteins in 277 species: Archae - 0; Bacteria - 0; Metazoa - 736; Fungi - 347; Plants - 385; Viruses - 0; Other Eukaryotes - 339 (source: NCBI BLink).), with protein sequence MGVMINHHFLAFIFGILGNVISFLVFLAPVPTFYRIYKRKSTESFQSLPYQVSLFSCMLWLYYALIKKDAFLLITINSFGCVVETLYIAMFFAYATREKRISAMKLFIAMNVAFFSLILMVTHFVVKTPPLQVSVLGWICVAISVSVFAAPLMIVARVIKTKSVEYMPFTLSFFLTISAVMWFAYGLFLNDICIAIPNVVGFVLGLLQMVLYLVYRNSNEKPEKINSSEQQLKSIVVMSPLGVSEVHPVVTESVDPLSEAVHHEDLSKVTKVEEPSIENGKCYVEATRPETV encoded by the exons ATGGGAGTCATGATCAATCACCATTTCCTCGCTTTTATCTTCGGCATCTTAG GAAACGTGATATCCTTCCTTGTATTCCTCGCTCCAGT GCCAACTTTTTATAGAATATACAAGAGAAAATCGACGGAAAGTTTCCAGTCGCTACCGTACCAAGTGTCGCTATTTAGCTGCATGCTATGGCTCTACTACGCATTGATTAAGAAAGACGCTTTTCTCCTAATTACCATCAACTCCTTTGGCTGCGTCGTGGAGACTCTCTACATAGCCATGTTCTTCGCTTACGCCACCAGGGAGAAAAGG ATATCGGCTATGAAGTTGTTCATAGCAATGAACGTTGCCTTCTTCTCGTTGATTCTAATGGTAACACATTTCGTGGTTAAAACTCCTCCCCTCCAAGTCTCTGTACTCGGCTGGATTTGTGTTGCcatttctgtttctgttttcgCTGCCCCTCTAATGATCGTG GCTCGTGTGATAAAGACAAAGAGTGTGGAGTACATGCCCTTCAcgctttctttcttcctcactATAAGCGCCGTTATGTGGTTCGCTTATGGTTTATTCCTCAATGACATATGCATAGCG ATTCCAAACGTGGTGGGATTCGTACTAGGGCTGTTGCAAATGGTTTTGTACTTGGTTTACAGGAACTCAAATGAGAAACCAGAGAAGATTAATTCGtcagaacaacaacttaaGAGTATTGTCGTGATGAGTCCGTTAGGTGTGTCGGAAGTGCACCCAGTTGTGACGGAATCGGTGGACCCACTCTCTGAAGCCGTTCATCATGAGGATCTGTCCAAAGTTACTAAAGTGGAGGAGCCGTCAATTGAAAACGGCAAGTGCTACGTGGAGGCTACTCGTCCTGAAACCGTTTGA